A genomic region of Trifolium pratense cultivar HEN17-A07 linkage group LG3, ARS_RC_1.1, whole genome shotgun sequence contains the following coding sequences:
- the LOC123915373 gene encoding uncharacterized protein LOC123915373: MGLDDNAWCAYHRCRGHSTEKCFRLRDLIEELIKSGHLRKFIDDAAQGRVVVPKVPRQEPRDPPGPNREPPKGRISVNTIAGGFSGGGESSSARKRYVRRAISEIYLVSQPQPSNVPDLAFTAKDGLEVAPHDDDPLVIQVQILNCDVKRVLIDSGSSADIMYWEAFKAMQLAEEQLQPYSGTLVGFSGEQVDVMGYASLLTTFGEGSNAKTIKVRYLVVKTPFTSYNIIIGRPAFNALGAAMSTLYLAIKYPLENGGVGTVRGDQILAKKCYESSLKIRHRTSSASGKFERRQAATPGGINMIESADMDPREEFQDRRKVEDVTGARTKFPRQRRQKALPHNVMQK, encoded by the exons ATGGGGCTGGACGATAACGCCTGGTGCGCATATCACAGGTGTCGAGGTCACTCCACAGAAAAATGCTTCCGCTTAAGAGATTTAATCGAAGAACTAATCAAAAGCGGACACCTTCGCAAATTTATTGACGACGCCGCCCAAGGGCGGGTTGTTGTGCCAAAGGTTCCCCGGCAGGAGCCGCGAGACCCTCCTGGGCCAAACAGAGAGCCTCCCAAGGGGAGAATCTCCGTGAATACAATAGCGGGGGGATTCTCAGGCGGGGGCgaatcaagctcagcaaggaaaaggTATGTACGCCGAGCCATCTCGGAGATATACCTCGTAAGTCAACCTCAGCCATCAAACGTACCAGATTTGGCATTCACGGCAAAGGACGGCTTGGAGGTAGCACCCCATGACGATGATCCCTTagtgatacaagtccaaattttaaattgtgatGTAAAAAGAGTACTGATAGATTCGGGGAGTTCAGCGGAcattatgtactgggaagctttcaaggccatgcaattagcagAAGAGCAATTGCAACCATACTCCGGAACCCTGGTTGGATTCTCTGGCGAACAAGTGGACGTAATGGGTTATGCCTCCCTTCTTACCACGTTTGGAGAAGGCAGCAACGCCAAAACTATCAAGGTGCGATACCTGGTAGTCAAAACTCCTTTTACttcctataatattattataggaagaCCCGCCTTTAACGCAttaggggcggccatgtccactttatacctagcaataaaataccccctCGAGAATGGAGGAGTAGGAACAGTAAGGGGCGATCAGATTCTCGCCAAGAAGTGCTACGAGTCTAGCTTAAAGATACGACACCGAACTTCCAGCGCAAGCGGGAAATTCGaaagaagacaagccgcaaCTCCAGGCGGCATAAACATGATAGAGAGCGCAGATATGGATCCAAGGGAGGAATTCCAAGATCGAAGG aaagtAGAAGATGTCACAGGTGCAAGGACGAAGTTTCCTAGACAAAGACGACAGAAGGCGTTACCTCACAACGTAATGCAAAAATAA